The Acanthopagrus latus isolate v.2019 chromosome 6, fAcaLat1.1, whole genome shotgun sequence genome includes a region encoding these proteins:
- the LOC119021084 gene encoding tubulin beta-6 chain isoform X1, which translates to MREIVHLQIGQCGNQIGSKFWEVISDEHGLNATGNYEGDSDLQLERVNVYFNEAFGGKYVPRALLVDLEPGTMDSVRGSRIGALFRPDNFIHGNSGAGNNWAKGHYTEGAELVEQVMDRVRSESESCDCLQGFQLVHSLGGGTGSGMGTLLINKIREEYPDRIMNTFSIMPSPKVSDTVVEPYNATLSVHQLLENTDETFCIDNEALYDICFRTLKLTTPTYGDLNHLVCMTMSGVTTSLRFPGQLNADLRKLAVNMVPFPRLHFFMPGFAPLTARGSQQYRALTVPELTQQMFDARNMMTACDPRRGRYLTVAGMFRGKMSTKQVDEQMLAMQQKNSNYFVDWIPHNVKVAVCDIPPRGLRMASTFIGNNTAIQEIFRRVGEQFSMMFRRKAFLHWYTGEGMDELEFNEAESNLNDLVSEYQQYQDATADLGWEGGDEEEEEPSTPATTKVSSRMEVKLETVTEMSKDAVDE; encoded by the exons ATGCGTGAAATTGTACATCTCCAAATTGGACAATGCGGCAACCAGATTGGCTCAAAG TTTTGGGAGGTGATCAGTGACGAACATGGGCTCAATGCAACGGGCAACTATGAGGGCGATAGCGACCTCCAACTGGAGAGGGTCAACGTCTACTTCAATGAGGCATTTG GTGGTAAATATGTCCCCAGGGCCCTGCTTGTTGACCTGGAGCCTGGCACAATGGACAGTGTAAGAGGAAGCCGCATCGGGGCCCTTTTTAGGCCAGACAACTTCATCCATG GGAACTCAGGGGCTGGGAATAACTGGGCAAAGGGGCACTACACAGAGGGAGCGGAGCTGGTGGAGCAGGTGATGGACAGGGTGAGGAGCGAGAGTGAGAGCTGTGACTGCCTGCAGGGCTTCCAGCTGGTTCACTCACTGGGGGGTGGCACCGGCTCTGGCATGGGAACCCTCCTCATCAACAAGATCCGAGAGGAGTACCCAGACCGCATCATGAACACCTTCAGCATCATGCCCTCCCCTAAAGTCTCCGACACAGTGGTGGAGCCATACAACGCCACCCTGTCTGTCCACCAGCTCCTGGAGAACACAGACGAGACCTTCTGCATCGACAACGAGGCCCTCTACGACATCTGTTTCCGCACGCTGAAGCTGACCACACCAACTTACGGGGACCTTAACCACTTGGTCTGCATGACCATGAGTGGGGTCACGACCTCTCTGAGATTCCCCGGACAGCTCAACGCAGACCTGAGGAAGCTGGCTGTCAACATGGTGCCTTTCCCCCGCCTCCACTTCTTCATGCCAGGCTTTGCGCCCCTGACAGCCCGTGGCAGTCAACAGTATCGAGCCCTCACTGTCCCGGAGCTCACCCAGCAGATGTTCGATGCTCGCAACATGATGACGGCATGCGACCCAAGGCGGGGGCGCTACCTCACAGTTGCTGGCATGTTCAGAGGCAAGATGTCTACCAAACAGGTAGACGAGCAGATGCTTGcaatgcagcagaaaaacagcaactaCTTTGTGGACTGGATCCCCCATAACGTCAAGGTTGCCGTGTGTGACATTCCCCCGCGAGGCCTCAGAATGGCCTCCACCTTCATCGGAAATAACACAGCCATTCAGGAGATATTCCGTCGTGTAGGCGAGCAGTTCTCCATGATGTTCAGACGCAAGGCTTTTCTCCACTGGTATACAGGGGAAGGTATGGATGAACTGGAGTTCAACGAGGCAGAGAGCAACCTTAACGACCTGGTGTCAGAGTACCAGCAGTACCAAGATGCCACAGCAGATCTGGGTTGGGAAGGTggggatgaagaagaggaggaaccCTCAACACCAGCGACAACAAAAGTCAGTTCTCGGATGGAAGTTAAACTGGAAACAGTGACGGAAATGAGCAAAGACGCTGTAGATGAGTAG
- the LOC119021084 gene encoding tubulin beta chain isoform X2, whose translation MDSVRGSRIGALFRPDNFIHGNSGAGNNWAKGHYTEGAELVEQVMDRVRSESESCDCLQGFQLVHSLGGGTGSGMGTLLINKIREEYPDRIMNTFSIMPSPKVSDTVVEPYNATLSVHQLLENTDETFCIDNEALYDICFRTLKLTTPTYGDLNHLVCMTMSGVTTSLRFPGQLNADLRKLAVNMVPFPRLHFFMPGFAPLTARGSQQYRALTVPELTQQMFDARNMMTACDPRRGRYLTVAGMFRGKMSTKQVDEQMLAMQQKNSNYFVDWIPHNVKVAVCDIPPRGLRMASTFIGNNTAIQEIFRRVGEQFSMMFRRKAFLHWYTGEGMDELEFNEAESNLNDLVSEYQQYQDATADLGWEGGDEEEEEPSTPATTKVSSRMEVKLETVTEMSKDAVDE comes from the exons ATGGACAGTGTAAGAGGAAGCCGCATCGGGGCCCTTTTTAGGCCAGACAACTTCATCCATG GGAACTCAGGGGCTGGGAATAACTGGGCAAAGGGGCACTACACAGAGGGAGCGGAGCTGGTGGAGCAGGTGATGGACAGGGTGAGGAGCGAGAGTGAGAGCTGTGACTGCCTGCAGGGCTTCCAGCTGGTTCACTCACTGGGGGGTGGCACCGGCTCTGGCATGGGAACCCTCCTCATCAACAAGATCCGAGAGGAGTACCCAGACCGCATCATGAACACCTTCAGCATCATGCCCTCCCCTAAAGTCTCCGACACAGTGGTGGAGCCATACAACGCCACCCTGTCTGTCCACCAGCTCCTGGAGAACACAGACGAGACCTTCTGCATCGACAACGAGGCCCTCTACGACATCTGTTTCCGCACGCTGAAGCTGACCACACCAACTTACGGGGACCTTAACCACTTGGTCTGCATGACCATGAGTGGGGTCACGACCTCTCTGAGATTCCCCGGACAGCTCAACGCAGACCTGAGGAAGCTGGCTGTCAACATGGTGCCTTTCCCCCGCCTCCACTTCTTCATGCCAGGCTTTGCGCCCCTGACAGCCCGTGGCAGTCAACAGTATCGAGCCCTCACTGTCCCGGAGCTCACCCAGCAGATGTTCGATGCTCGCAACATGATGACGGCATGCGACCCAAGGCGGGGGCGCTACCTCACAGTTGCTGGCATGTTCAGAGGCAAGATGTCTACCAAACAGGTAGACGAGCAGATGCTTGcaatgcagcagaaaaacagcaactaCTTTGTGGACTGGATCCCCCATAACGTCAAGGTTGCCGTGTGTGACATTCCCCCGCGAGGCCTCAGAATGGCCTCCACCTTCATCGGAAATAACACAGCCATTCAGGAGATATTCCGTCGTGTAGGCGAGCAGTTCTCCATGATGTTCAGACGCAAGGCTTTTCTCCACTGGTATACAGGGGAAGGTATGGATGAACTGGAGTTCAACGAGGCAGAGAGCAACCTTAACGACCTGGTGTCAGAGTACCAGCAGTACCAAGATGCCACAGCAGATCTGGGTTGGGAAGGTggggatgaagaagaggaggaaccCTCAACACCAGCGACAACAAAAGTCAGTTCTCGGATGGAAGTTAAACTGGAAACAGTGACGGAAATGAGCAAAGACGCTGTAGATGAGTAG
- the prelid3b gene encoding PRELI domain containing protein 3B — protein sequence MKIWTSEHIFNHPWETVTKAAMQKYPNPMNPSVIGVDVLDRDIDKQGRLHSKRLLSTEWGLPSIVKSIIGNSRSYTYIQEHSIVDPKEKTFELQSTNITFTNMVSVDEKLTYKPHPEDKDKTILTQEAIISVKGVSLSSYLEGVMASTMSANAGKGREAMEWVIRRLNAEIEELAATARGTIRTPMAAAVTEK from the exons ATGAAGATCTGGACCTCGGAGCACATCTTCAA CCATCCTTGGGAGACGGTGACCAAGGCTGCTATGCAGAAATACCCCAACCCTATGAACCCAAGTGTGATCGGAGTGGATGTGTTGGACAGAGACATCGACAAACAGGGACGCCTCCACAGTAAAAGGCTGCTCAGCACAGAGTGGGGCCTTCCATCTATAGTGAAATCT ATCATTGGTAACTCGCGATCGTACACTTATATTCAGGAGCACTCGATTGTGGATCCCAAAGAGAAGACATTTGAGCTGCAGTCCACAAAC ATCACTTTCACAAACATGGTATCTGTGGATGAAAAGTTAACATACAAACCACACCCTGAGGATAAAGACAA AACAATACTGACTCAGGAGGCCATCATCTCTGTGAAAGGAGTCAGTCTCAGCAGTTACTTGGAGGGAGTTATGGCCAGCACCATGTCTGCCAACGCTGGAAAG GGCCGTGAAGCCATGGAGTGGGTAATCAGGCGGCTGAATGCAGAAATCGAGGAGCTGGCGGCCACAGCGCGGGGGACCATACGCACCCCCATGGCTGCTGCAGTCACCGAGAAATGA